Proteins co-encoded in one Deltaproteobacteria bacterium genomic window:
- the rpmG gene encoding 50S ribosomal protein L33: protein MRIIVTLACSECKRRNYTTTKNKRTTPDKLEFRKYCRFCGHHTVHRETK from the coding sequence ATGCGAATCATTGTTACTCTCGCCTGCAGTGAATGCAAGAGGCGAAATTATACAACCACTAAAAACAAGAGGACTACTCCTGACAAACTGGAGTTTCGTAAATATTGTCGCTTCTGTGGACACCACACGGTTCACAGAGAGACCAAATAG
- the secE gene encoding preprotein translocase subunit SecE, producing the protein MAKKGKKRSARRNSAVSAKARGSSADSSARVRKDAARKSKSPQKDGVSARTAGIVKQAGQFVREAKVELTKVTWPSRKETIASTSVVLVIVFLIGAFLGLVDLGLSRILKMVLS; encoded by the coding sequence ATGGCCAAGAAAGGAAAAAAGAGGTCAGCTAGAAGGAACAGTGCTGTCAGTGCCAAAGCCAGGGGCAGCAGTGCAGATTCCAGCGCCAGAGTTCGAAAGGATGCTGCCAGAAAGAGCAAGTCACCCCAGAAGGATGGTGTGAGTGCGCGTACTGCCGGCATAGTGAAGCAGGCGGGGCAATTCGTCCGGGAAGCCAAGGTGGAGCTGACCAAAGTAACCTGGCCCAGTCGAAAGGAGACAATAGCTTCCACCTCTGTGGTGCTGGTCATTGTCTTCTTGATTGGCGCTTTTCTTGGTCTCGTGGATCTTGGATTGTCCAGAATACTGAAAATGGTCCTGAGCTAG
- the nusG gene encoding transcription termination/antitermination protein NusG produces MAKQWFIVHTYSGYEQKVKGALEDRIRSLGKEDLFDEILVPTEKVVELVRGERKTSARKFYPGYIMVRMELNDETWHIVKNTPKVTGFIGGKGKPTPLSDEEAEKIINQMAEGALKPKPKYLFERGDEVRVIDGPFSNFSGVVDEINPEKGKVRVLVSIFGRSTPVELDFVQVTKI; encoded by the coding sequence GTGGCCAAACAGTGGTTTATTGTGCACACCTATTCGGGATATGAGCAGAAGGTAAAAGGAGCTCTTGAAGACCGCATCAGGAGTCTTGGCAAGGAAGACCTCTTCGATGAAATCCTGGTGCCCACAGAGAAGGTGGTGGAGCTGGTCAGGGGTGAGCGCAAGACTTCAGCTCGCAAATTCTATCCCGGCTATATCATGGTGCGAATGGAGCTCAATGACGAAACATGGCACATTGTCAAGAATACCCCCAAGGTGACGGGATTTATCGGGGGCAAGGGCAAGCCGACGCCTCTCAGCGACGAAGAGGCTGAAAAGATTATCAATCAGATGGCAGAAGGAGCCTTGAAGCCCAAGCCCAAGTATCTCTTTGAAAGGGGCGACGAGGTGCGGGTCATTGACGGCCCATTTTCAAATTTCAGTGGTGTGGTAGACGAGATCAATCCAGAAAAGGGCAAAGTGCGGGTTCTCGTCAGCATTTTCGGGCGCTCTACCCCGGTGGAGCTTGATTTCGTCCAGGTGACCAAGATCTAA